A stretch of the Actinomyces qiguomingii genome encodes the following:
- a CDS encoding MarC family protein: protein MLNNVFDPTLFATALTTILVIQDPLGAIPIFLSLTSRQTKAERTRSARQATLVSFAVILAFAIFGRYILRFLGITVPALQVSGGLLLLLVALELLTDRVDEHPDPDAVATNTALVPLGTPLLAGPGAIVATMVAVDSAPGPMIGWVSVTGAIVVTHIVTWAALRFSVGLHRLLGESAIQVLTRIFGLLLAAIAVQMIADGVLAYVDTLMTR, encoded by the coding sequence ATGCTCAACAACGTATTCGACCCTACGCTCTTCGCCACCGCCTTGACCACCATCCTGGTAATCCAGGATCCGCTGGGAGCCATCCCCATCTTCCTATCGCTGACCAGCCGCCAAACCAAGGCGGAGCGCACGCGTTCGGCCCGCCAGGCCACCCTGGTGTCATTCGCGGTTATTCTCGCCTTCGCGATCTTCGGGCGCTACATTCTGCGTTTCCTGGGTATCACCGTGCCGGCGCTGCAGGTATCCGGTGGGCTGCTGCTGTTACTGGTGGCGCTCGAACTGCTAACCGACCGCGTCGATGAGCACCCGGATCCGGACGCGGTGGCGACTAATACCGCCCTCGTCCCCCTGGGCACACCCCTGCTGGCGGGACCGGGAGCGATAGTCGCCACCATGGTGGCGGTTGATTCGGCACCGGGGCCGATGATCGGCTGGGTGAGCGTGACCGGAGCCATTGTGGTTACGCATATCGTCACCTGGGCGGCCCTGAGGTTCTCCGTGGGACTGCACCGACTGCTGGGCGAGTCGGCCATCCAGGTGCTCACCCGCATCTTCGGTCTGCTGCTGGCGGCTATCGCAGTGCAGATGATCGCCGACGGCGTGCTCGCCTACGTCGACACCTTAATGACGCGTTGA
- a CDS encoding sugar phosphate isomerase/epimerase family protein, protein MGLSTASVYPGEAADTFALAAQLGYDGVEVMVWGEKATQDASTLLGLAERHGVNVLAIHAPTLLLTRAVFGAEPWGKVDRSIELAQAVGAPAVVLHPPFFWQARYARSFVAGVAEREAATGVRLCVENMFTWRPRNAHSTRDFQAYFPTWDPVGQGYRSVTLDISHAATSGSDALAMARALGPTLRHVHLTDGVPGFRDDHLLPGQGDQDCAGVLRHLTHTDFGAAGGQVVVEVNTRNMSTHERREGLASALAFAREHLEGDGDTGSVHVPAPTRRRFRDA, encoded by the coding sequence GTGGGGCTGTCTACCGCGTCGGTCTACCCCGGTGAGGCGGCCGACACCTTCGCCCTGGCGGCGCAGCTGGGTTACGACGGCGTCGAGGTCATGGTGTGGGGTGAGAAGGCCACCCAGGATGCCAGCACCCTGTTGGGATTGGCGGAGCGCCACGGCGTGAATGTGCTGGCCATTCACGCGCCCACCCTGCTGCTGACCCGCGCCGTGTTCGGCGCCGAGCCCTGGGGCAAGGTCGACCGCTCCATCGAGTTGGCCCAAGCCGTGGGGGCTCCAGCGGTGGTGCTGCATCCGCCATTCTTCTGGCAGGCCCGTTACGCCCGCTCTTTCGTGGCCGGCGTGGCCGAGCGCGAGGCCGCGACCGGCGTGCGGCTGTGCGTGGAGAACATGTTCACCTGGCGGCCCCGCAATGCACACTCCACCCGCGACTTCCAGGCCTATTTCCCCACCTGGGACCCGGTCGGCCAGGGCTACCGCTCGGTGACCCTGGACATTTCTCACGCGGCGACCTCCGGCTCCGACGCACTGGCCATGGCCCGGGCGCTCGGACCCACCCTGCGGCATGTGCACCTGACCGACGGGGTGCCCGGTTTTCGCGACGACCACCTCCTGCCCGGCCAGGGCGATCAGGACTGCGCCGGGGTGCTGCGTCACCTGACGCACACGGACTTCGGCGCGGCGGGCGGTCAGGTCGTGGTCGAGGTGAACACCCGCAACATGAGCACGCACGAGCGACGCGAGGGCCTGGCCAGTGCGCTCGCCTTCGCCCGTGAGCATCTGGAGGGAGACGGCGACACCGGCTCCGTGCACGTACCCGCCCCGACGCGCCGCCGCTTCCGCGACGCCTAG
- a CDS encoding ferritin-like fold-containing protein: MTSLLSPADRTSAASPSQHAAAVAGLAAYARTIACTRYAKDADKAPDMSSRVELLRMSAEAVASLDRLHQEASAAGVDVLTAAAPFIGALGDFDERLRPLDWYERLTKTYLTFGLLRDFVVALADTLAASLRDLLTREADTDRLAAFAPAQLVPAIDADTQLAARLGLWGRRVVGEEIGTMKRLLAAAPDLAASGADAEALHEALSQGAITRMRGLGLRV; this comes from the coding sequence ATGACGAGCTTACTCTCCCCCGCCGACCGGACCTCGGCTGCATCGCCATCACAGCACGCGGCGGCCGTGGCCGGGCTGGCAGCCTACGCGCGGACCATCGCCTGCACCCGTTACGCAAAAGACGCCGACAAGGCGCCCGACATGTCTTCGCGCGTCGAGCTGCTGCGCATGAGTGCGGAGGCGGTGGCATCCCTGGATCGCCTGCATCAGGAGGCGTCTGCCGCGGGAGTCGATGTGTTGACGGCTGCTGCACCCTTCATCGGAGCTCTGGGTGACTTCGATGAGCGACTGCGGCCACTGGACTGGTATGAACGGCTGACCAAAACCTACCTGACCTTCGGACTGCTGCGGGACTTCGTCGTCGCGCTCGCGGATACACTCGCCGCGTCATTGCGCGATTTGCTGACGCGGGAGGCCGACACCGATCGTCTCGCCGCCTTCGCCCCGGCACAGCTGGTACCGGCCATTGATGCCGACACGCAGCTCGCGGCTCGTCTGGGACTGTGGGGGCGCCGTGTGGTGGGTGAGGAGATCGGCACCATGAAGCGGCTGCTGGCAGCGGCGCCGGACTTGGCGGCCTCAGGTGCGGATGCCGAGGCGCTGCATGAGGCCCTTTCTCAGGGGGCGATTACCCGTATGCGCGGACTGGGGCTGCGGGTCTAG
- a CDS encoding DDE-type integrase/transposase/recombinase, with protein MPGAPVPARVDAPVKQGLLELVDYATGQGWTVAKACEVLGLAERRYRRWKRRQNGVGLADARPGAAVNALMPCEIEAIVDAFETFGEKDFSHRRLAHRGSYNGLFWASASTVRRVLNDHELRFRHPARPARSKRRPFPDWATYKPNSIWIYDSTHFTACGMTVLIIEDLVSRKWITHVVSSEETHHQVRLAFEQALDAEGLLEAALERAQALKRRLTLDGDDELTPILLAVSDNGSQMIAANTRRFMAMVAIAQHFGRPATRGRPGPGSSPSTEHSRPSGLTCWQSPIPLS; from the coding sequence ATGCCCGGTGCCCCGGTCCCCGCCCGGGTGGATGCGCCCGTCAAACAGGGGCTTTTGGAGCTGGTGGACTACGCCACCGGTCAGGGCTGGACCGTGGCTAAGGCCTGTGAGGTCCTGGGACTGGCCGAGCGACGCTACCGGCGCTGGAAACGGCGCCAGAACGGGGTAGGACTGGCCGACGCCCGGCCTGGCGCCGCTGTCAATGCCCTGATGCCGTGCGAGATCGAGGCGATTGTGGACGCCTTCGAGACTTTCGGTGAGAAGGACTTCTCTCACCGTCGCCTGGCTCACCGAGGCTCCTACAACGGGTTGTTCTGGGCGTCGGCCTCCACCGTCCGCAGGGTCCTGAATGACCACGAGCTTCGGTTCAGGCATCCCGCCCGGCCAGCGCGCTCCAAGCGTCGTCCGTTCCCCGACTGGGCGACGTACAAGCCCAACTCGATCTGGATCTACGACTCCACTCACTTCACCGCCTGCGGCATGACTGTGCTGATCATCGAGGATCTGGTCTCACGCAAGTGGATCACCCATGTGGTCTCCAGCGAGGAGACCCACCACCAGGTCCGCCTCGCCTTCGAGCAGGCCCTGGACGCCGAAGGCCTGCTCGAGGCCGCCCTGGAACGAGCCCAGGCCCTGAAGCGCCGGCTGACGCTTGACGGAGACGATGAACTGACCCCGATCCTGTTGGCGGTGTCCGACAACGGCTCCCAGATGATTGCTGCCAACACCCGCAGGTTCATGGCCATGGTCGCCATCGCCCAGCACTTCGGACGGCCGGCGACACGCGGCCGACCAGGCCCGGGGTCGAGTCCCTCAACGGAACACTCAAGGCCGAGTGGCCTCACCTGCTGGCAATCACCGATCCCGCTGTCCTGA
- a CDS encoding sulfite exporter TauE/SafE family protein → MSPVITYALLFLAGVVAGIVGYLVGMASLVSYPAMVALGVPPVVANASNTVSLIPGGIGSLITSWDRLRQIRYYPLLPQVLIAVVGGLVGGTLLLVAPPGVFEAIVPWLVLLATVMVALSPWLRQGAANYRLAAPAFLTLMAAIMVYSGYFGAGAGVLFFALCTLGTPMNTHAAIVMKTPMLTLSNFSAAVLFIVQDRVDWGAAIAVGIGSFAGGYVAPLIQRLIPERVIHAAVVVGGLVLTAWLLFGR, encoded by the coding sequence ATGTCGCCCGTAATCACCTACGCCCTACTGTTCCTCGCCGGCGTTGTCGCCGGCATCGTCGGCTACCTGGTGGGGATGGCCTCGCTCGTCTCCTACCCGGCGATGGTGGCCCTGGGCGTGCCCCCGGTGGTCGCCAACGCATCCAACACGGTCAGCCTGATTCCCGGCGGCATCGGCTCGTTGATCACCTCCTGGGACCGGCTGAGGCAGATCCGCTACTACCCGCTGCTCCCGCAGGTACTCATCGCCGTCGTCGGCGGGCTCGTGGGCGGGACGCTGCTGCTGGTGGCGCCACCGGGAGTGTTCGAGGCCATCGTGCCCTGGCTCGTACTGTTGGCGACCGTGATGGTCGCCCTCAGTCCGTGGCTGCGGCAAGGCGCCGCCAACTACCGCCTGGCCGCCCCCGCCTTCCTGACCCTAATGGCCGCGATCATGGTTTACAGCGGCTACTTCGGCGCCGGCGCGGGGGTGCTCTTCTTCGCCCTGTGTACCCTGGGCACACCCATGAACACGCATGCCGCCATTGTCATGAAGACACCCATGCTGACCCTGTCCAACTTCTCCGCCGCCGTGCTGTTCATCGTGCAGGACAGGGTCGACTGGGGCGCGGCAATCGCCGTCGGCATCGGCTCCTTCGCCGGCGGTTACGTGGCGCCCCTGATTCAGCGACTCATTCCCGAGCGGGTCATTCATGCCGCCGTCGTGGTCGGCGGGCTGGTACTTACCGCCTGGTTACTGTTCGGCCGGTGA
- a CDS encoding cation diffusion facilitator family transporter has product MPPVHEHSHTHGRGASRGRLAIVLALTAGVLVAEVVTAMLTGSLALLADAGHMLTDVVGLTMALVAAQLTTRPATDRSTWGLRRAEILGAAVQAALLGTVGVIVGVRAVIALVGGAEVEAHGMLIMGGVGLVANVVGLVVLAGGRDQNLNLRAAFLEVANDALGSVGVIVAAVVTATTGWARADAVASLVIVALIAPRAFILLRSAVGVLMEATPEELDLAEVRRHLLAVDDVEQVHDLHAWTVASGLPVLTAHVVVSDACLARGRSDEVLDALQACVAEHFPVRIEHATFQLEPTAHRAHESAACA; this is encoded by the coding sequence GTGCCGCCGGTTCATGAACACTCGCACACCCACGGACGCGGCGCCTCCCGCGGTCGACTCGCCATCGTCCTCGCCCTGACGGCGGGGGTGCTGGTGGCCGAGGTCGTGACCGCCATGCTGACCGGATCACTGGCTCTGCTTGCCGACGCCGGCCATATGCTCACCGACGTCGTCGGCTTGACGATGGCGCTGGTGGCTGCGCAGCTGACAACCCGGCCGGCCACCGACCGCTCCACCTGGGGGCTGCGACGCGCGGAGATCCTGGGCGCCGCTGTCCAGGCGGCCCTGCTGGGGACCGTCGGCGTCATCGTTGGCGTACGGGCCGTGATCGCGTTGGTAGGCGGCGCCGAGGTCGAGGCGCACGGCATGCTGATCATGGGCGGGGTCGGCCTGGTGGCAAATGTCGTGGGCCTGGTGGTCCTGGCCGGTGGCCGTGATCAGAACCTGAACCTGCGGGCCGCGTTCCTGGAGGTCGCCAATGACGCCCTGGGCAGCGTGGGCGTGATCGTCGCCGCCGTCGTCACGGCAACGACCGGTTGGGCGCGTGCCGACGCCGTCGCCTCCCTGGTGATCGTGGCCCTGATTGCGCCGCGGGCCTTCATCCTGCTGCGCTCCGCCGTCGGCGTGCTCATGGAGGCCACCCCTGAAGAGTTGGACCTGGCGGAGGTGCGTCGCCACCTACTGGCGGTGGACGATGTGGAGCAGGTGCACGACCTGCACGCCTGGACGGTCGCCTCGGGACTGCCGGTGCTCACCGCGCACGTGGTGGTCAGCGACGCCTGCCTGGCGCGGGGACGGAGCGACGAGGTTCTGGACGCCCTTCAGGCATGTGTCGCCGAACACTTCCCCGTCCGTATCGAGCACGCCACCTTCCAACTCGAGCCCACCGCCCACCGCGCCCACGAGTCCGCGGCCTGCGCCTGA
- a CDS encoding PHP domain-containing protein, which yields MRIDPHTHSSCSDGTDTPAQLMKAAAVAGLDVVGLTDHDTTDGWEQAADAVTDTGVSLLRGAEISCSADGVTLHLLAYLFDPDYAPLADALAHARQSRSERTRRMVEQIGVDYPITWEDVLAQTTDATTIGRPHIADALVAAGAFPDRSAAFAGPLATSSPYYVHYWALDPVEACRLVRDAGGVPVAAHPRAANRQRRLVPDATFNRMARAGLAALEVDHRDHTPAQREQARALAQELGLGVSGASDYHGAGKPNRLGENLMPPALLKRIVAEGTLALITP from the coding sequence GTGCGCATTGACCCCCACACTCACTCCTCCTGCTCCGATGGCACGGATACCCCCGCACAGCTGATGAAGGCGGCGGCGGTCGCCGGCCTTGACGTCGTCGGCCTGACCGATCACGACACGACCGACGGGTGGGAACAGGCGGCCGACGCAGTAACGGACACGGGCGTGAGTCTGCTGCGCGGTGCGGAGATCTCCTGCTCCGCCGACGGCGTCACCCTGCATCTGCTCGCCTACCTGTTCGACCCCGACTACGCCCCGCTGGCTGATGCTCTGGCCCATGCCCGCCAGTCGCGTTCGGAACGCACCCGGCGCATGGTTGAGCAGATCGGGGTCGACTACCCCATCACCTGGGAGGACGTGCTCGCCCAGACAACTGACGCCACCACCATCGGCCGCCCGCATATCGCCGATGCGCTCGTGGCCGCCGGGGCCTTCCCCGACCGGTCCGCCGCCTTCGCCGGACCGCTGGCTACTTCCAGCCCCTACTACGTCCACTACTGGGCGCTGGACCCGGTGGAGGCATGCCGGCTTGTGCGCGACGCGGGGGGAGTGCCGGTGGCCGCCCATCCGCGCGCCGCCAATCGACAGCGTCGGCTGGTTCCGGACGCGACCTTCAACCGGATGGCTCGGGCGGGTCTGGCCGCACTCGAGGTCGACCACCGCGACCACACGCCCGCTCAGCGGGAACAGGCCCGCGCACTGGCGCAGGAGCTCGGGCTGGGCGTCTCCGGCGCCTCCGACTACCACGGCGCCGGCAAGCCCAACCGGCTAGGGGAGAATCTCATGCCCCCGGCACTGTTGAAACGGATCGTCGCCGAGGGCACGCTTGCGCTGATCACTCCCTGA
- a CDS encoding Gfo/Idh/MocA family protein → MSAATPSRMHGPSAPAGSPVAPSSVSSSTATAPIRFGMIGAGFIARWFVEAARAVPGAQIVAVTSAHAERAAAFATEHAIPYAFSSLEEMLSARDDDGAALIDVVYVGSPNLLHAEHTLAALEAGRHVLVEKPFATTPAQARAMVEAARRADRLLMEGWLPAFEPGIAVVREHLDRLGPVRRAVLVKEQYSSRMDAYRSGALPPVFDPALGGGSLMDLGVYPVSLAIHLFGTPVRVSASGVLLGSGADALGTIVLGYDAASADGGPAPAPAGGAGPAGFEVVCLHSKTSQAAVGSALAGDRAVLTLDDCQWPQHIELHGADGKDAVEDLSVQRTGPVLAYELDAFTRLVRSGSRESDLHPLANSVAAVEVLYEARRQVGVHFPGDPD, encoded by the coding sequence ATGAGCGCCGCCACACCCTCTCGCATGCACGGTCCCTCCGCTCCCGCGGGCTCCCCCGTGGCCCCTTCCTCTGTTTCCTCATCCACCGCCACCGCTCCGATCCGCTTCGGCATGATCGGTGCCGGTTTCATCGCCCGCTGGTTCGTGGAGGCGGCCCGTGCCGTACCCGGCGCGCAGATCGTGGCCGTCACCTCCGCGCACGCCGAACGGGCCGCCGCATTCGCCACCGAGCACGCCATCCCCTACGCCTTCAGTTCCCTGGAGGAGATGCTCTCCGCACGGGACGACGACGGCGCCGCGCTGATCGACGTCGTCTATGTCGGTTCCCCCAATCTGCTGCATGCCGAGCACACGCTCGCCGCGCTGGAGGCCGGCCGCCACGTGCTGGTGGAGAAGCCCTTTGCGACCACACCAGCTCAGGCCCGGGCCATGGTGGAGGCTGCCCGCCGCGCCGACCGGCTGCTCATGGAGGGATGGCTGCCCGCCTTCGAGCCCGGCATCGCAGTGGTGCGGGAGCACCTGGACCGGCTGGGGCCGGTTAGGCGGGCTGTGCTGGTCAAGGAGCAGTACTCCTCCCGCATGGACGCCTACCGCTCCGGCGCGCTGCCACCGGTTTTCGACCCGGCCCTGGGCGGTGGCTCTCTCATGGATCTGGGTGTATACCCGGTCAGTCTGGCGATTCACCTGTTCGGTACGCCGGTGCGAGTCAGCGCCTCCGGTGTGCTGCTGGGCTCGGGGGCGGATGCCCTGGGCACGATCGTGCTCGGCTACGACGCCGCGTCGGCCGATGGCGGCCCCGCCCCGGCACCCGCCGGCGGCGCCGGGCCCGCCGGTTTCGAGGTGGTCTGTCTGCATTCCAAGACCTCACAGGCTGCCGTCGGCTCAGCACTCGCCGGCGACCGTGCGGTCCTGACCCTGGACGACTGCCAGTGGCCACAGCACATAGAGTTGCATGGCGCGGACGGGAAGGACGCCGTCGAGGACCTGTCGGTGCAGCGTACCGGCCCGGTGCTCGCATATGAGCTGGATGCCTTCACGCGCCTGGTGCGTTCCGGGTCCAGGGAGTCCGACCTGCACCCGCTGGCCAACTCGGTGGCCGCCGTGGAGGTGTTGTACGAGGCCCGACGCCAGGTCGGAGTGCATTTCCCGGGTGACCCGGACTGA
- a CDS encoding aminopeptidase P family protein: protein MNASETDAPAEADAAAPVPQSLAQRGDNRSHRPTNRAFRDFIGSGWGPRPQELPSRNESAPWATARRESLGALFPGDRLVIPAGGLVTRNNDCDYRFRPHSAFAHLAGTGTDFEPDAVLVLEPLGTASADGGGHGVNDDAQGTGGPQGAQSAPTHEAVLYFRPRASRSSEEFYADTRYGELWVGLRPSIEEVEAATGIRCAHIDSLEDALAKDAGPDGVQLRVVAEADQAVTALVDRVRTAAGLAAGQAAQQVDDALAEATSELRLTKDSWEVEQLQRAVDATKAGFDDLIRSIPRATGHWRGERVLEGAFGAKAREEGNGLGYETIAAAGNHANTLHWINNDGAVRPGELVLVDAGVEVDSLYTADVTRTIPVDGRFTAPQRRVYQAVLDAAHAAFARANTPGCRFRDVHAAAMEVIAARLEEWGMLPNGVTAADSLGPDGQFHRRWMVHGTSHHLGLDVHDCAQARREMSMEAELRPGMVFTIEPGLYFRADDLLVPEELRGIGVRIEDDVVVDADGSVRRLTQAIPRTVDEVEAWVSGLIG from the coding sequence ATGAACGCTTCCGAGACCGACGCCCCCGCCGAAGCAGACGCGGCTGCCCCGGTTCCCCAGTCTCTCGCCCAGCGCGGTGACAACCGCTCACACCGCCCCACCAACCGGGCCTTCCGCGACTTCATCGGCTCCGGTTGGGGTCCGCGCCCGCAGGAGCTTCCTTCCCGCAACGAGTCCGCCCCCTGGGCCACCGCCCGCCGGGAGTCTCTCGGGGCGCTCTTCCCCGGCGACCGCCTGGTCATCCCCGCCGGTGGGCTGGTGACCCGCAATAACGACTGCGACTACCGCTTCCGCCCGCACTCGGCCTTCGCTCACCTGGCCGGCACCGGCACCGACTTCGAGCCGGACGCCGTCCTCGTCCTGGAGCCCCTGGGCACCGCAAGCGCCGACGGCGGCGGGCACGGCGTCAACGATGATGCACAGGGCACAGGCGGCCCACAGGGCGCGCAGTCCGCCCCCACCCACGAGGCGGTGCTGTACTTCCGCCCCCGCGCTTCTCGTTCGTCCGAGGAGTTCTACGCTGATACCCGCTATGGCGAGCTCTGGGTGGGTCTGCGCCCCTCCATTGAGGAGGTCGAGGCGGCCACCGGCATCCGCTGTGCCCATATCGACTCCCTGGAGGATGCGTTGGCCAAGGATGCCGGCCCGGACGGCGTACAGCTACGGGTTGTGGCCGAGGCCGACCAGGCCGTGACCGCACTGGTGGACCGGGTGCGCACCGCCGCCGGCCTGGCCGCCGGACAAGCGGCCCAGCAGGTCGACGACGCCCTGGCGGAGGCCACCAGCGAACTGCGCCTGACCAAGGACTCCTGGGAGGTCGAGCAGCTGCAGCGGGCCGTCGACGCCACTAAAGCCGGTTTCGACGACCTGATCCGCTCCATTCCGCGGGCCACCGGGCACTGGCGCGGCGAACGCGTCCTGGAGGGAGCCTTCGGCGCCAAGGCCCGTGAGGAGGGTAACGGTCTGGGCTACGAAACCATCGCCGCCGCCGGTAACCACGCTAACACCCTGCACTGGATCAACAACGACGGCGCCGTGCGCCCCGGCGAACTGGTGCTGGTGGACGCCGGCGTGGAGGTCGACTCCCTCTACACCGCCGACGTCACCCGCACCATCCCGGTGGACGGCCGTTTCACGGCCCCGCAGCGCCGCGTCTACCAGGCGGTCCTGGACGCCGCCCACGCGGCCTTCGCCCGCGCGAACACCCCCGGCTGCCGCTTCCGGGACGTGCACGCCGCCGCCATGGAGGTGATTGCGGCCCGCCTGGAGGAGTGGGGCATGCTGCCCAACGGCGTCACCGCCGCCGACTCCCTGGGCCCGGACGGCCAGTTCCATCGCCGCTGGATGGTGCACGGCACCAGCCACCACCTGGGACTGGACGTGCACGACTGCGCCCAGGCACGCCGGGAGATGAGCATGGAGGCCGAGTTGCGTCCCGGCATGGTCTTCACCATTGAACCGGGCCTGTACTTCCGCGCCGACGACCTGCTGGTCCCGGAGGAGCTGCGCGGCATCGGCGTGCGCATTGAGGACGACGTCGTGGTCGATGCCGATGGGAGCGTACGGCGCCTGACGCAGGCGATCCCCCGCACCGTGGACGAGGTGGAGGCCTGGGTGAGCGGGCTCATCGGCTGA
- a CDS encoding DEAD/DEAH box helicase, whose amino-acid sequence MTAGADAVHRYAARSYHPGPRPRTTESTKHTVTEQTATTESFASPSASGARSVEPADQPAAPPDSASGIISTAQAHAPVLDDAKPDITEADSESDLTTRTFADFGVEEEICQALADKGIIHPFPIQALTLPIALRGQDIIGQAKTGTGKTLGFGIPLLMDTLGPGEEGWDEDPAAGSPQALVVLPTRELAKQVAEELAGAAAKRTVRIAQVYGGRAYEPQIEAIERGAEIVVGTPGRIIDLMDRRVLDLTHVTTVVLDEADEMLDLGFLPDVEKILSRTRSDRHTMLFSATMPGAVVALARRYMTKPTHIRAQDPGDDSMTVKTVQQVVYRAHALNKVEVLSRILQAEGRGRTIIFARTKRTAARVAEDLGARGFATAALHGDLGQGAREQALRALRKGKVDVLVATDVAARGIDVDDVTHVINYQCPEDEKIYVHRIGRTGRAGGSGTAITFVDWDDVSRWRLIAKALGLPIEEPVETYHTSDHLYADLGIPRDVTGRLPRSKRVLAGLDAEQIEDLGETGRRNHSRDTRGGRGQGRGHSRRSGAGRTSTAGARGSGRTASTQGDRPHRKRNRRRTHGGRAES is encoded by the coding sequence ATGACCGCAGGCGCGGACGCCGTACATCGGTACGCTGCGCGCTCCTACCATCCGGGCCCTCGGCCCAGAACAACCGAAAGCACAAAGCACACCGTGACCGAGCAGACCGCAACAACTGAATCATTCGCATCACCATCGGCATCCGGGGCGCGGTCGGTCGAGCCCGCAGATCAGCCCGCCGCACCGCCCGACTCTGCCTCCGGCATCATCTCCACCGCCCAGGCTCACGCCCCGGTCCTGGATGACGCCAAGCCTGACATCACCGAGGCCGATTCCGAGTCCGACCTGACCACGCGCACCTTCGCCGACTTCGGCGTCGAGGAAGAGATCTGTCAGGCGCTGGCGGACAAGGGCATCATCCACCCCTTCCCGATCCAGGCGCTGACCCTGCCGATTGCGCTGCGTGGTCAGGACATCATCGGTCAGGCCAAGACCGGCACCGGCAAAACCCTTGGCTTTGGCATTCCCCTGCTCATGGACACCCTCGGCCCCGGCGAGGAGGGCTGGGATGAGGACCCCGCCGCCGGTTCCCCGCAGGCGCTGGTGGTCCTGCCCACGCGGGAGCTGGCCAAGCAGGTCGCCGAGGAACTGGCCGGAGCCGCCGCCAAACGCACCGTGCGCATCGCTCAGGTGTACGGTGGACGCGCCTATGAGCCGCAGATCGAGGCCATTGAGCGCGGAGCCGAGATCGTCGTCGGCACGCCCGGCCGCATCATTGACCTGATGGACCGCCGGGTCCTGGACTTGACACACGTGACCACCGTGGTGCTGGACGAGGCCGACGAGATGCTGGATCTGGGTTTTCTCCCGGACGTGGAGAAGATCCTGTCGCGTACCCGCTCCGATCGTCACACCATGCTGTTCAGCGCCACCATGCCGGGCGCTGTCGTCGCATTGGCGCGCCGCTACATGACCAAGCCGACCCATATCCGCGCCCAGGATCCGGGCGACGACTCCATGACGGTTAAGACCGTCCAGCAGGTCGTCTACCGCGCCCATGCCCTGAACAAGGTTGAGGTGCTCTCTCGTATTCTGCAGGCCGAGGGCCGCGGTCGCACCATCATCTTTGCTCGCACCAAGCGCACAGCCGCCCGTGTGGCCGAGGATCTGGGGGCGCGCGGCTTCGCCACCGCCGCTCTGCACGGCGACCTGGGGCAGGGTGCCCGGGAGCAGGCGCTGCGTGCCTTGCGCAAGGGCAAGGTCGACGTGCTGGTGGCCACCGATGTGGCGGCGCGCGGAATCGACGTCGACGACGTCACCCACGTAATCAACTACCAGTGCCCCGAGGACGAGAAGATCTACGTTCACCGCATCGGCCGCACCGGACGGGCCGGAGGCTCGGGCACTGCCATCACTTTCGTCGACTGGGATGACGTGTCCCGCTGGCGGCTGATCGCCAAGGCCCTGGGACTGCCGATTGAGGAGCCGGTGGAGACCTACCACACTTCTGACCACCTGTACGCCGACCTCGGCATCCCCCGGGACGTCACCGGGAGACTCCCGCGCAGCAAACGGGTACTTGCGGGCTTGGACGCCGAGCAGATCGAGGACCTGGGCGAGACCGGCAGACGCAACCACTCACGCGACACGCGTGGCGGCCGCGGACAAGGTCGCGGACACAGCCGCCGTAGCGGGGCGGGGAGAACCTCCACCGCCGGTGCCAGGGGATCGGGTCGCACCGCGTCCACTCAGGGCGACAGGCCTCACCGCAAGCGCAACCGGCGTCGCACCCATGGTGGCCGTGCCGAGTCCTGA
- a CDS encoding integrase core domain-containing protein produces MAITDPAVLRAELDSVRTEYNSQRLHSGIGYVTPLDEHTGRGPAIRKARQEGLKRAAQQRLAYNRKQRDNQTNQEDHDDV; encoded by the coding sequence CTGGCAATCACCGATCCCGCTGTCCTGAGGGCCGAACTCGACTCTGTGCGCACCGAGTACAACAGCCAGCGCTTGCACTCCGGAATCGGCTACGTCACACCCCTGGACGAGCACACCGGGCGCGGGCCGGCCATCCGCAAGGCCCGCCAGGAAGGCCTGAAACGGGCCGCTCAGCAGCGCCTTGCCTACAACCGCAAACAACGAGACAATCAAACCAACCAAGAAGACCACGATGATGTCTGA